The following coding sequences are from one Hippopotamus amphibius kiboko isolate mHipAmp2 chromosome 9, mHipAmp2.hap2, whole genome shotgun sequence window:
- the LAMTOR4 gene encoding ragulator complex protein LAMTOR4: MTSALTQGLERIPDQLGYLVLSEGAVLASSGDLENDEQAASAISELVSTACGFRLHHGMNVPFKRLSVVFGEHTLLVTVSGQRVFVVKRQNRGREPIDV, from the exons ATG ACTTCTGCACTGACCCAGGGGCTGGAGCGAATCCCAGACCAGCTCGGCTACCTGGTGCTGAGTGAAGGCGCAGTGCTGGCG TCGTCCGGGGATCTAGAGAATGACGAGCAGGCGGCCAGTGCCATCTCTGAGCTGGTCAGCACGGCCTGCGGCTTCCGGCTGCACCACGGCATGAACGTACCCTTCAAGCGCCTGTCGG TGGTCTTTGGAGAACACACGCTGCTGGTGACTGTGTCGGGACAGAGGGTGTTTGTGGTGAAGAGGCAGAACCGAGGCCGGGAGCCCATTGACGTGTGA
- the TRAPPC14 gene encoding trafficking protein particle complex subunit 14 isoform X1 → MESQCDYSMYFPAVPLPPRAELAGDPGRYRALPRRNHLYLGETVRFLLVLRCRGGAGSGAGGGPGLGSRGAWAELATALAALASVSAGGGAPGGGGCSDQDPEPPGGGDPGGGGVFRGCSPLLTHGPGPATSGGATTLPVEEPIVSTDEVIFPLTVSLDRLPPGTPKAKIVVTVWKREVEAPEVRDQGYLRLLQTRSPGETFRGEQSAFKAQVSTLLTLLPPPVLKCRQFTVAGKHLTVLKVLNSSSQEEISIWDIRILPNFNASYLPVMPDGSVLLVDNVCHQSGEVSMGSFCRLPGTSGCFPCPLSALEEHNFLFQLRGGEQPPPGAKEGLEVPLIAVVQWSTPKLPFTQSIYTHYRLPSIRLDRPCFVMTASCESPVRTYERFTVTYTLLNNLQDFLAVRLVWTPEHAQAGKQLCEEERRAMQAALDSIVCHTPLNNLGFSRKGSALTFSVAFQALRTGLFELSQHMKLKLQFTASVSHPPPEARPLSRKSSPSSPAVRDLVERHQASLGRSQSFSHQQPSRSHLMRYGTAGGVPVDLAEAGLGEGAGRGPGVQPDPTASALPQVGQCDGAQGHHTPRGLPCRPPPLPAPGQGCALSGQDRQARVQGPGGGARQVAPSGSPPSHTPPEQVLPPGCASPGRPPTMGEEALQGRLSVSADEGRGKKL, encoded by the exons ATGGAGTCCCAGTGCGACTACTCGATGTACTTCCCAGCTGTGCCGCTGCCGCCGCGCGCGGAGCTGGCGGGGGACCCGGGCCGGTACCGGGCGCTGCCCCGGCGCAACCACCTCTACCTGGGGGAGACTGTCCGCTTCCTGCTGGTGCTGCGCTGCCGGGGCGGCGCGGGGTCCGGCGCCGGGGGCGGCCCGGGCTTGGGCTCCCGAGGGGCCTGGGCAGAACTGGCGACCGCCCTGGCCGCCCTGGCCTCGGTCAGCGCCGGAGGCGGGGCGCCTGGGGGCGGTGGCTGCAGTGACCAAGACCCCGAACCCCCGGGGGGCGGGGACCCTGGCGGTGGAGGGGTGTTTCGAGGctgcagccccctcctcacccacGGCCCGGGCCCCGCTACCTCAGGGGGAGCGACCACG CTGCCTGTGGAGGAACCAATTGTGTCCACAGATGAGGTCATCTTCCCACTCACCGTTTCACTGGACAGACTGCCCCCAGGGACACCTAAGGCCAAG ATTGTAGTGACCGTATGGAAGCGGGAGGTTGAGGCACCAGAGGTCAGAGATCAAGGCTACCTGCGCTTGCTGCAGACCCGATCTCCTGGGGAGACCTTCCGGGGCGAGCAGAGCGCTTTCAAGGCCCAAG TGAGCACCCTGCTGACTCTGCTGCCCCCTCCGGTTCTGAAATGCCGCCAGTTCACTGTGGCTGGAAAACACTTGACTGTGCTCAAGG TGCTGAACAGCTCCTCCCAGGAGGAAATTTCCATCTGGGATATCCGCATTCTCCCAAACTTCAACGCCAGTTATCTACCTGTCATGCCCGACGGCTCTGTGCTGCTGGTGGACAATGTCTG TCATCAATCTGGGGAAGTCTCCATGGGCTCCTTCTGCCGGCTCCCTGGTACCTCTGGCTGCTTCCCCTGCCCGCTTAGTGCCCTGGAGGAACACAACTTCCTGTTTCAGCTCAGAGGGGGTGAGCAGCCCCCTCCAGGGGCCAAGGAG GGCCTCGAAGTTCCCCTGATTGCTGTTGTTCAGTGGTCCACGCCGAAGCTGCCCTTTACCCAGAGCATATATACCCACTACCG CCTGCCCAGCATCCGCCTGGACCGCCCGTGCTTTGTGATGACTGCTTCCTGTGAGTCCCCCGTTCGGACCTACGAGCGTTTCACTGTCACCTATACGCTGCTCAACAATCTCCAAGACTTCCTTGCTGTGAGGCTCGTGTGGACGCCGGAGCATGCCCAGGCTG GAAAGCAACTTTGTGAGGAGGAGCGCCGGGCCATGCAGGCAGCCCTGGACTCCATCGTCTGCCACACACCCCTCAACAACCTTGGCTTTTCCCGGAAGGGCAGCGCGCTCACCTTCAGCGTGGCCTTCCAGGCTCTGAGGACGGGGCTCTTTGAg ctgagCCAGCACATGAAACTGAAGCTGCAGTTCACTGCCAGCGTGTCCCACCCTCCGCCCGAGGCCCGGCCCCTCTCTCGCAAGAGcagccccagcagccctgccGTCCGGGACTTGGTGGAGAGGCACCAGGCGAGCCTGGGCCGCTCTCAGTCCTTCTCCCACCAACAGCCCTCCCGCAGCCACCTCATGAGGTACGGAACCGCGGGAGGGGTGCCGGTGGACTTGGCAGAGGCCGGACTCGGAGAGGGAGCAGGAAGGGGTCCTGGGGTCCAACCAGAccccacagcctctgccctccctcaGGTCGGGCAGTGTGATGGAGCGCAGGGCCATCACACCCCCCGTGGCCTCCCCTGTCGGCCGCCCCCTCTACCTGCCCCCGGACAAGGCTGTGCTCTCTCTGGACAAGATCGCCAAGCGCGAGTGCAAGGTCCTGGTGGTGGAGCCCGTCAAGTAGCACCGTCTGGCTCTCCTCCCTCTCACACTCCCCCGGAGCAGGTGCTCCCTCCAGGCTGTGCCTCCCCTGGGAGGCCTCCCACCATGGGTGAGGAGGCCCTACAGGGCCGCCTGTCTGTGTCTGCTGATGAGGGACGAGGGAAGAAGCTGTGA
- the TRAPPC14 gene encoding trafficking protein particle complex subunit 14 isoform X3 — protein MESQCDYSMYFPAVPLPPRAELAGDPGRYRALPRRNHLYLGETVRFLLVLRCRGGAGSGAGGGPGLGSRGAWAELATALAALASVSAGGGAPGGGGCSDQDPEPPGGGDPGGGGVFRGCSPLLTHGPGPATSGGATTLPVEEPIVSTDEVIFPLTVSLDRLPPGTPKAKGLEVPLIAVVQWSTPKLPFTQSIYTHYRLPSIRLDRPCFVMTASCESPVRTYERFTVTYTLLNNLQDFLAVRLVWTPEHAQAGKQLCEEERRAMQAALDSIVCHTPLNNLGFSRKGSALTFSVAFQALRTGLFELSQHMKLKLQFTASVSHPPPEARPLSRKSSPSSPAVRDLVERHQASLGRSQSFSHQQPSRSHLMRYGTAGGVPVDLAEAGLGEGAGRGPGVQPDPTASALPQVGQCDGAQGHHTPRGLPCRPPPLPAPGQGCALSGQDRQARVQGPGGGARQVAPSGSPPSHTPPEQVLPPGCASPGRPPTMGEEALQGRLSVSADEGRGKKL, from the exons ATGGAGTCCCAGTGCGACTACTCGATGTACTTCCCAGCTGTGCCGCTGCCGCCGCGCGCGGAGCTGGCGGGGGACCCGGGCCGGTACCGGGCGCTGCCCCGGCGCAACCACCTCTACCTGGGGGAGACTGTCCGCTTCCTGCTGGTGCTGCGCTGCCGGGGCGGCGCGGGGTCCGGCGCCGGGGGCGGCCCGGGCTTGGGCTCCCGAGGGGCCTGGGCAGAACTGGCGACCGCCCTGGCCGCCCTGGCCTCGGTCAGCGCCGGAGGCGGGGCGCCTGGGGGCGGTGGCTGCAGTGACCAAGACCCCGAACCCCCGGGGGGCGGGGACCCTGGCGGTGGAGGGGTGTTTCGAGGctgcagccccctcctcacccacGGCCCGGGCCCCGCTACCTCAGGGGGAGCGACCACG CTGCCTGTGGAGGAACCAATTGTGTCCACAGATGAGGTCATCTTCCCACTCACCGTTTCACTGGACAGACTGCCCCCAGGGACACCTAAGGCCAAG GGCCTCGAAGTTCCCCTGATTGCTGTTGTTCAGTGGTCCACGCCGAAGCTGCCCTTTACCCAGAGCATATATACCCACTACCG CCTGCCCAGCATCCGCCTGGACCGCCCGTGCTTTGTGATGACTGCTTCCTGTGAGTCCCCCGTTCGGACCTACGAGCGTTTCACTGTCACCTATACGCTGCTCAACAATCTCCAAGACTTCCTTGCTGTGAGGCTCGTGTGGACGCCGGAGCATGCCCAGGCTG GAAAGCAACTTTGTGAGGAGGAGCGCCGGGCCATGCAGGCAGCCCTGGACTCCATCGTCTGCCACACACCCCTCAACAACCTTGGCTTTTCCCGGAAGGGCAGCGCGCTCACCTTCAGCGTGGCCTTCCAGGCTCTGAGGACGGGGCTCTTTGAg ctgagCCAGCACATGAAACTGAAGCTGCAGTTCACTGCCAGCGTGTCCCACCCTCCGCCCGAGGCCCGGCCCCTCTCTCGCAAGAGcagccccagcagccctgccGTCCGGGACTTGGTGGAGAGGCACCAGGCGAGCCTGGGCCGCTCTCAGTCCTTCTCCCACCAACAGCCCTCCCGCAGCCACCTCATGAGGTACGGAACCGCGGGAGGGGTGCCGGTGGACTTGGCAGAGGCCGGACTCGGAGAGGGAGCAGGAAGGGGTCCTGGGGTCCAACCAGAccccacagcctctgccctccctcaGGTCGGGCAGTGTGATGGAGCGCAGGGCCATCACACCCCCCGTGGCCTCCCCTGTCGGCCGCCCCCTCTACCTGCCCCCGGACAAGGCTGTGCTCTCTCTGGACAAGATCGCCAAGCGCGAGTGCAAGGTCCTGGTGGTGGAGCCCGTCAAGTAGCACCGTCTGGCTCTCCTCCCTCTCACACTCCCCCGGAGCAGGTGCTCCCTCCAGGCTGTGCCTCCCCTGGGAGGCCTCCCACCATGGGTGAGGAGGCCCTACAGGGCCGCCTGTCTGTGTCTGCTGATGAGGGACGAGGGAAGAAGCTGTGA
- the TRAPPC14 gene encoding trafficking protein particle complex subunit 14 isoform X2, translating to MESQCDYSMYFPAVPLPPRAELAGDPGRYRALPRRNHLYLGETVRFLLVLRCRGGAGSGAGGGPGLGSRGAWAELATALAALASVSAGGGAPGGGGCSDQDPEPPGGGDPGGGGVFRGCSPLLTHGPGPATSGGATTLPVEEPIVSTDEVIFPLTVSLDRLPPGTPKAKIVVTVWKREVEAPEVRDQGYLRLLQTRSPGETFRGEQSAFKAQVSTLLTLLPPPVLKCRQFTVAGKHLTVLKVLNSSSQEEISIWDIRILPNFNASYLPVMPDGSVLLVDNVCHQSGEVSMGSFCRLPGTSGCFPCPLSALEEHNFLFQLRGGEQPPPGAKEGLEVPLIAVVQWSTPKLPFTQSIYTHYRLPSIRLDRPCFVMTASCESPVRTYERFTVTYTLLNNLQDFLAVRLVWTPEHAQAGKQLCEEERRAMQAALDSIVCHTPLNNLGFSRKGSALTFSVAFQALRTGLFELSQHMKLKLQFTASVSHPPPEARPLSRKSSPSSPAVRDLVERHQASLGRSQSFSHQQPSRSHLMRSGSVMERRAITPPVASPVGRPLYLPPDKAVLSLDKIAKRECKVLVVEPVK from the exons ATGGAGTCCCAGTGCGACTACTCGATGTACTTCCCAGCTGTGCCGCTGCCGCCGCGCGCGGAGCTGGCGGGGGACCCGGGCCGGTACCGGGCGCTGCCCCGGCGCAACCACCTCTACCTGGGGGAGACTGTCCGCTTCCTGCTGGTGCTGCGCTGCCGGGGCGGCGCGGGGTCCGGCGCCGGGGGCGGCCCGGGCTTGGGCTCCCGAGGGGCCTGGGCAGAACTGGCGACCGCCCTGGCCGCCCTGGCCTCGGTCAGCGCCGGAGGCGGGGCGCCTGGGGGCGGTGGCTGCAGTGACCAAGACCCCGAACCCCCGGGGGGCGGGGACCCTGGCGGTGGAGGGGTGTTTCGAGGctgcagccccctcctcacccacGGCCCGGGCCCCGCTACCTCAGGGGGAGCGACCACG CTGCCTGTGGAGGAACCAATTGTGTCCACAGATGAGGTCATCTTCCCACTCACCGTTTCACTGGACAGACTGCCCCCAGGGACACCTAAGGCCAAG ATTGTAGTGACCGTATGGAAGCGGGAGGTTGAGGCACCAGAGGTCAGAGATCAAGGCTACCTGCGCTTGCTGCAGACCCGATCTCCTGGGGAGACCTTCCGGGGCGAGCAGAGCGCTTTCAAGGCCCAAG TGAGCACCCTGCTGACTCTGCTGCCCCCTCCGGTTCTGAAATGCCGCCAGTTCACTGTGGCTGGAAAACACTTGACTGTGCTCAAGG TGCTGAACAGCTCCTCCCAGGAGGAAATTTCCATCTGGGATATCCGCATTCTCCCAAACTTCAACGCCAGTTATCTACCTGTCATGCCCGACGGCTCTGTGCTGCTGGTGGACAATGTCTG TCATCAATCTGGGGAAGTCTCCATGGGCTCCTTCTGCCGGCTCCCTGGTACCTCTGGCTGCTTCCCCTGCCCGCTTAGTGCCCTGGAGGAACACAACTTCCTGTTTCAGCTCAGAGGGGGTGAGCAGCCCCCTCCAGGGGCCAAGGAG GGCCTCGAAGTTCCCCTGATTGCTGTTGTTCAGTGGTCCACGCCGAAGCTGCCCTTTACCCAGAGCATATATACCCACTACCG CCTGCCCAGCATCCGCCTGGACCGCCCGTGCTTTGTGATGACTGCTTCCTGTGAGTCCCCCGTTCGGACCTACGAGCGTTTCACTGTCACCTATACGCTGCTCAACAATCTCCAAGACTTCCTTGCTGTGAGGCTCGTGTGGACGCCGGAGCATGCCCAGGCTG GAAAGCAACTTTGTGAGGAGGAGCGCCGGGCCATGCAGGCAGCCCTGGACTCCATCGTCTGCCACACACCCCTCAACAACCTTGGCTTTTCCCGGAAGGGCAGCGCGCTCACCTTCAGCGTGGCCTTCCAGGCTCTGAGGACGGGGCTCTTTGAg ctgagCCAGCACATGAAACTGAAGCTGCAGTTCACTGCCAGCGTGTCCCACCCTCCGCCCGAGGCCCGGCCCCTCTCTCGCAAGAGcagccccagcagccctgccGTCCGGGACTTGGTGGAGAGGCACCAGGCGAGCCTGGGCCGCTCTCAGTCCTTCTCCCACCAACAGCCCTCCCGCAGCCACCTCATGAG GTCGGGCAGTGTGATGGAGCGCAGGGCCATCACACCCCCCGTGGCCTCCCCTGTCGGCCGCCCCCTCTACCTGCCCCCGGACAAGGCTGTGCTCTCTCTGGACAAGATCGCCAAGCGCGAGTGCAAGGTCCTGGTGGTGGAGCCCGTCAAGTAG